The sequence GCAATAACCGAAGAAACATGGCATCAAAGCATCTCATGACCATTAAAAATTGCAGCTTTATAGCCACGATGTTAAAATTGTAAACGTTCCTGCATCGAACCAGACTCAATTTTTTAAGTTGCGGTAACTTGATGATAGTTCCACTTAAATTCTCCCCAAATGTAATATTCTCGAGCCGGAGATCTGAAAGAGAGAGAAATCCTCGAAACTCAAGTGGAGGCTTAAAGATACAGTTATTAAGTTCTAACCTTCTCAATTCTGAACACTCAAACAAATATGATGggagttggtaatttttattagaATTTTTAAAGAAAAGTTCCCTAACACCGTCTCTTGACAACGATAAAATCCATTGATCGACTTCTTGGAAGCTATCAAGAACAATTTTTGGTATGTGAAGATGCACCTTCACGATTGGACCCTTAAGAAAGTGAAAGAGTTGATTTGTTACCCTTATAAACCCATTATAACCAAAAGCATCATTTTTGGCCAACTTATTAGAGAAACGCTTATCGAGAACCAGTGACCACATTGTAGTCCATTTGTACCTCCAGTTTCTTGATAGAATGCTAGTCCTCACAACATCTTGAATAGGGAGCCGCTCTAAGATAGAGTCTACCAAGTTGTCTGGCAATTTACTAAGACTATCCGTTTTGGCAGATGTTACAGGCATCCTCTTATGATTATCTATCATTAGATTCAAGAAAACCAACAATGAGTTATTTGAAATAAACTAAATTCATCAAGATACATGGGACAAATTGACATTGCTCATACTCCTAATTTTCTTTCCTTGTAGATACAGATAGACTATTTCGTAACAGGAGAAAATAAATGTTTTATCTGCACTACTCGTTTGTTCCTATCAACTGGACTTGCACATAATCACattttctattaatattaataattacttattaTTAACTAACAATTATTAAGTGATATAATCTCATCCTTCATACGAGGATGAAAAAACTCTTTATCTTATAAGTTATATGACACTTATTCCAGCACAATAAACAGCATTTATAAAGAAGCATAGCATACCTTACTAAATTAATATGCATATGCACCAGTTGAAACAAATTAGACACCACCAATTTTTTCTACTTTGTAGCAAATCAGTATCCATGCACTATTGTTTCTTCAATAAACCAGGTGGGATACGCGAAAGTTAACAAACTAAATTTTTCTTAACAATAATCATCATAATTAGTTATTTTTATCGTTACACACTTACTTTACCCACCATATATCTAGCAACAAATGCATGTGTAAAAATATCTATTAATAGTTATTGCTTTATAGCTTTCTAAGTTCATTGTTGACTACACTGCAGAAGTATAAATACTCAACCTGTATATTAAACCTTGTGAAATAAATCAATCGAAAACCTAAAGAATGTTGAAGCTTAATCGGTTCGTGTGTCCCACATAGGAAACTTAAAGAACATAATGTGTGTATATAAGCTTCAAGGAACCTCCTTTTATCGTTTATTGGTTTTTTGGAGTAAACTCTTAGATTTATACGTAGAACATGTTCGTGGATCAAAATCGATGCTCTTtaatttttaattacttttattcTAAATCTTATAATAGTAAATACTTCAGTTCAGTATATTCACATTCAAACTGAAATTCCTACGGAATAAAGAAGGTAAGGTATAATCAAAAGATTTAAATCTCATATGAAAGAATAAAAGTATATTCACATTCAAACTGAAATTCCTACGGAATAAAGAAGGTAAGGTATAATCAAAAGATTTAAATCTCATATATGAAAGAATAAAAGTAAAAACGTACCAACCTTCAGAATTAACGATGAATCCATCTCAAAGACTTTTAACCCCTAACTCTTTTCTGATCGACACAACCCTAGAATGGAGTTATAGGGCCCAGGAACAAGGAATTCAGGCCCAGCTCTAATTCATATTGAAAATGCGATCAAGAGCCTTTGTTTTTATACAGCATCTTTGTTTATCTCACCACCGATGTGGGATGCAAAACTTGAATTGGGAGCTTTAACTAGTTGCTGTAGCCATGACTTCTTGttttctttatatattttaaacacaaAATAGAATAAATTGTTTCAAAGTAAAGCCACTCAATTATTTTATGTTTATTTGGGCTAGTTTACTATTGTAGCATGTCAGCATACTTTTTATAAAATAAGGTTGTCTGTTTCATTTAGCATAACAAGTCATTGGTTTCTCTATTTTAAAAGGGGGGAAAACAATCAAACATGCCCAAATAATTCTAGAGGAAATGACTTGTAATGTTAGGTGGCGTACAAACGGTATGTAAATGTAATGAGATTTTAAGCATCTGAAAAATCTTTGAATGACTCTCGTGTTAAATTATAATAAAAAACTATCGATAttaagttatgtatatatatacttactaATTTTATGAGCCAGTGCGTTGCACGTCATTTGCATAAATTAATAATCGATAACGTCAATATTGatatttatcaaatatatatataatataattacaataaatcatttattactaataacatttgtgttgaaaatattagtattgaatactaacgcATAGATTATGAGCTCGTCCACTGGAATCAATTTAACTTCAATTGACATATAATCGATAAAACACTaaacataatgcgcaattcacctggtACCAGGTCTCGCACTTGGGGGGTTTGATTACCAGAGGTTTACCATTTATGGGGAAGTCAATGTGCTAGTTCATAGGAGGTTTCCTCGCTAAtccaaaaaaaaaatgttttagaaCCGATCGTTAagagtaatattttatgtacatctctATTTGTATATGTTTTTAATACAAACTAATTTCATTATGTCAAAATTACAAACGAAGCGGAGCAGACACACATCTAAATATCTATAACGATTATCAAATAACcgttttaacttcaattgacaaacaTGAGTACGTGCGTTTATATTACATTGTACAAAtattatattaacataattatttaaatttatgcgcaaactataaattaatttagtaTTTTACAAAATATCATCCATAAATAAATTATAATGTAAATAAAGAAATactattatataatttttattacaacaaatatattgtaaatagtttatatatatatatatatatatatatatatatatatatatatatatatatatatatatatatatatatatatatatatatatatatatatatatatatatataatattatcaaTTTTTATACTAAATTAATGTATCGTTAAAACAGTATTATTTATGATCATTTAAaataattttgtaataataatttatagataGATACTTATTCTTTTTAATCGAACGTCATTAATTTCGGTTGAATTTTGACACCTCTATACCATATAAATCTATACCATATAAATGATTATTAACGTTAATTATAAAAATACCCTTAATTAAGAAATATAAAAAATGGTGTAAACAATAAAATAGTCTCTAGAGGGGGTCTTTTTTTCTCAACTCGCTAAGGGCATAAGATTGTATAAGACCGGCCCTTTTTTATATAATACTTCGTATATAATACGAGTACAAAATAGGGCTTAACCCTTTCACCCTATGCATGAGTGCATGACTATATACATGGGCTTAACCAATTGACTTAACTAATACAGAGTATAATATACATCGCTCTCAATTTTTTTAAACAATATTTCACGGATGGTCTGTGATATGGTCTATGATACATGTCGGATTACATTCATGGTCCCTCTACTttttttgtcaaatatggtcctcgTGGTTTGTACTTGAATCATCGATGGTCTCTATTCCTAACCCCCGTTTAAAAACTCCGTTAAATTTAAGCATGTGCCATCCACACGGGTGTATTTTGTCTTTTCAATCATTTTCTTTCCCGATTCATCTTCTCCACTCTTCTCAAGCTTTTTCCTAACCATGAGTAAATCAACTTCCACATATATACATTGGATTAATATTGAAATCAACAACCAAATTACTTAACTAAAGCTCTAATTAAAAACTTCAATAAAACCTAGAGTTAAAATCAAAACCAAACCCAACGATGAATCAAATGAATCAGACCCACTAGTTGGATGGGACTTGAACAATCAGACTTTGAATAAGATGAATTGGATGTGCATTTAAGATGAATCAAATGAATCTGGCCTGTACAAATGAACGCCATAATTGAACCATCATCGTCTTCATGCTCTAGATATGCAGAATCTGACACGCGCTCTGTAACATCCTAACTTTGGGCCTAGTAGGTAATGACTTATTTACCCTTCTGTGCTAAAATAGTGACTTTAATAATTATGTGatttataattattgtgtatgggttaatgtgcgttttgtgacaagggtcacagaacatatttccttttgtgaattggacttagaatgaataagttattaaagattttgaatttcagataactggtaaatacccgtgtgttatacgGAGTAGGGTTTCCTCACAATGAAGAAACCCAATTTGAATATATGTACTGTACGTTCATAACTTgctatttttagaaaaaaaaaacctaaaccctaaacactcatTTACTCTTTAAATCTTAAAATCAAGAATTGTAATTCAAAGCTTGTGATTTTGTGCATCAAATTCTCTGTGATTTCAGAATCAAAACAAGGTAAATATCTTCAATCTTGATGAATTAAAATGGGTTGTAAGTGGGTTTTGAAAAAGTAAGCTTTTTGTGTTTGATTCTTGCTTGGAATGTGTTTGTGATGCTTAATTGAGGTTAGAAATAGATTATCTATGTGTTATATAGTGTTCTTGGGTCATTGGAttgattaaaacaagcagaaatcGAGTTTTAGGTGTAAAAAACTCAAAAACAATGAGCTGGAGCTGTTTTACAGCTCCCACACGTTTGACAGCTCAACCACACggttgagcacacttttgagggctcaaccacgcggttgagggctcaaccgtacgtTTGAGGTCTCAGCCACGCGGTTGAGTAGTggccagcttttggtaaaattgttaagtgtgtaactttcaaaccgtaactccgtttttgacgaataaactatcgttggaatcgtcttAAGGTCTAGTTTCCAATGAGAAAGTTTTAAAATACTAAATCTAAATTTAGGTTGAGTGTAAAAAGCTCGTATTGCAGGTGTGCTGCTGTACTTGCTCAACCGTGCGTCTGAGGCACTGACTCGTGAGAGTGAAGTGTCCATTCGCACGAGTGAGACACTAAAGCGTGTGAGTAGGTTTGATAATCACTAGTATAAGTGATAGTTCAGTCTTTCGAGTGAGGATACTCACCCGTGCGAGTGAGCATAGTtagtcgcacgagtgagacctcatccgtgcgagtgacaatgtttatatgtttgggtcaAATGCAATTCTAACCCATTTACTGTATTGTTGTAATATATATGCTAATGAGTAATTTGATTGTAAAGTGTACTAACTAGAGaactgatattctcaggtgataaacgaaaaggtgaaggctcagtgatataagacaaccgAGTACTTGTacttccaggtgagtgggattatctttatggatgtgaatatatagtgacaagtatagtgatccgtgccatgcttataattagactgtgtaatgagtctgtgaccagtattgtgactatatgtgattatgtgcgcaccagtGAACGTCGATGAGTGTAATTCCGGCGTAAGAGGTCAATGTTGTTTACCTTGTGCATTTAAGGTGATAGTATTGAGTTcaagtgttactgattagtggtatagtgtaagacccgtttattcgtacgacgtataacgaatatatatatatatatatatatatatatatatatatatatatatatatatatatatatatatatatatatatatatatatatatatatgtgtgtgtgtgtgtgtgtgtttgtgtgtgtgtgtgtgtgtgtgtgtgtgtgcgtatgtgtgtgtgtgtatcaagTATGTATATATGTTGCATGTACGTAAATAGAGTACGAGAGTGATCGAAGGGTTGTTATACGTGTTCTAAAGTGCATGTACGTTGCACGAATGAAGAGTTTGAAGTGTGTacaatgtaagaccctaatcttcattgtacaacagtgtaaatagagtacataaagtgtgggaataattgtgcagttaaacagaagtcagagacggatctgagctaggtgcgctcagcgcacccttaatagtgcgcgtggcgcactaacaCTGTAGCTGTGTTTctgctcttttattcagatattttgatgggcatttcagtaattgcacttgtggacgagttaaaggccagttggtcagtttgtggagtatcattaactccattatcaacaaccttatcctcttcacttaaattttagagagagagtgtgattcttgagtgagaaagcttaaatccaagaggaagaagttgttctcggaccaaagtgcgggtattaaagttgttcatctcctctctagctccgttgtggttgtagtggtatgttctaactttaatttccttactttgattttgtgtaagggttagggtttgggtaaatgaagaacataaaacccatatttggtgattttgggtgttcttgggtaagatggagtcatgaagactcaatggtgactaacctagggtttcaatatGTTAagtgatgtttatgagttctaattagttagttaatcactagcacacctagttaattagtaaatgggtgttatatgggttagtagataacccgaaatgggtgtgttgacttttaattagtcaaagggctaatgattgacctaattgggaaaaatGAGTATGAAatgccctaattgtgtaatggttagtgttgttggaccttaatcactagcttttaagtgattaatgatggtcttgacccttaaagggcggttttggtgaaaatggggcatttaatgcatttaagtcattaaaatgCACATAActgaaattgttggtatttagtccaactagtttttgtgagttgattgaagtacttattatattaggtactttgctttgaagcttgcggaagtataaaaccgtcaccgaatcgttaaaggtgagtggaacgattatatgcatatgtatgtaatgtatttatttgtatgctatggtatgaaccaaagagccggtagtgccatagtatgtgcgagcgtgctatgatgtgaaccaaagagccggtagcgtcatagtacgtgtgttatagtgtgaactaaagagccggtagcgctatagcacgatttgtaagggtgtgaa comes from Rutidosis leptorrhynchoides isolate AG116_Rl617_1_P2 chromosome 4, CSIRO_AGI_Rlap_v1, whole genome shotgun sequence and encodes:
- the LOC139841409 gene encoding F-box/FBD/LRR-repeat protein At1g13570-like, whose translation is MPVTSAKTDSLSKLPDNLVDSILERLPIQDVVRTSILSRNWRYKWTTMWSLVLDKRFSNKLAKNDAFGYNGFIRVTNQLFHFLKGPIVKVHLHIPKIVLDSFQEVDQWILSLSRDGVRELFFKNSNKNYQLPSYLFECSELRRLELNNCIFKPPLEFRGFLSLSDLRLENITFGENLSGTIIKLPQLKKLSLVRCRNVYNFNIVAIKLQFLMVMRCFDAMFLRLLRSRGLTRVYLLSFKPITLVQRVNLATILSKMPYLVSLSMDGCFLKKIFPSGFQAQLID